A region of Paenibacillus thiaminolyticus DNA encodes the following proteins:
- a CDS encoding AAA family ATPase, translating to MEMGGHQNRTAEQDVWLASFAERGWPAFLDRMGQVVAGKREVIRLAGLAMLSGGHILMEDVPGVGKTLLARALARTAGGSFRRIQMTPDMMPADITGSMIWEPASGGLRYSEGALFGNVVLADELNRAPARTQSALLEAMEEGTVTVDGTTRALPQPFFVIATQNPLAFEGTYRIPEAEMDRFAMRLSLGYPGAEQESDMLLHQQEESPLARVKPLWTPEEWQLLVRRIRQVHLDAALCRYMADIAHATRAHPAVKLGISPRATLSLMRMAQAHAWTEGRTYALPEDVKAVAHPVLGHRLHLQREALLAGTTEADAVADVLRTTPVPVFPAALTGGGRAAAKSSRREERRIPAAGAAPMVQVPLAGDGSAQPAAGRFRLGGWFR from the coding sequence ATGGAAATGGGTGGACATCAAAACCGCACCGCGGAGCAGGATGTGTGGCTGGCGTCGTTCGCGGAGCGGGGCTGGCCGGCGTTCCTGGACCGGATGGGACAGGTCGTCGCCGGCAAAAGGGAGGTCATTCGCCTGGCCGGCTTGGCGATGTTGTCTGGCGGGCATATTTTGATGGAGGATGTGCCGGGCGTCGGTAAGACGCTGCTGGCCCGGGCGCTTGCGCGGACAGCAGGAGGAAGCTTCCGGCGCATCCAGATGACGCCGGATATGATGCCGGCCGATATTACAGGCAGCATGATATGGGAGCCGGCCTCAGGCGGTCTCCGGTACAGCGAGGGGGCGTTGTTCGGCAACGTCGTGCTGGCCGACGAGCTGAACCGCGCGCCGGCGCGGACTCAATCGGCGCTGCTGGAAGCAATGGAGGAAGGGACGGTGACGGTGGACGGAACGACGCGAGCCTTGCCGCAGCCCTTTTTCGTGATTGCGACGCAGAATCCGTTAGCCTTCGAAGGCACATATCGGATTCCGGAGGCGGAGATGGACCGCTTCGCGATGCGGCTGTCGCTTGGCTATCCAGGGGCGGAGCAGGAATCGGACATGCTCCTCCATCAGCAGGAGGAATCGCCGCTCGCGCGCGTGAAGCCGCTCTGGACGCCGGAGGAATGGCAATTGCTTGTCCGCCGGATTCGACAGGTGCATCTCGATGCGGCGCTTTGCAGGTACATGGCGGACATCGCGCATGCGACCCGGGCGCATCCGGCAGTGAAGCTGGGCATTAGTCCACGGGCGACGCTGTCGCTCATGCGGATGGCCCAGGCTCACGCCTGGACCGAGGGGCGCACCTATGCGCTCCCGGAAGATGTGAAGGCGGTGGCGCATCCGGTGCTGGGGCACCGCCTTCATCTGCAGCGCGAGGCGCTGCTCGCCGGCACGACCGAAGCGGACGCCGTCGCCGATGTGCTGCGCACGACGCCGGTTCCGGTCTTCCCGGCGGCCCTGACCGGGGGCGGCAGAGCCGCAGCGAAGTCTTCCCGCCGGGAAGAGCGGCGGATCCCGGCAGCGGGTGCCGCGCCGATGGTGCAGGTGCCTCTGGCCGGCGATGGATCGGCCCAGCCGGCCGCCGGGCGGTTCCGGCTCGGCGGGTGGTTCCGGTGA
- a CDS encoding DUF58 domain-containing protein: MKRPAIPVGRFLLTAAGCAALAAAGWERNSPAELFLAAVLGAMLLNGVRLHIIGRQLAGVRLVHELRQAERVVPGAAPGSLAFGVAISGAKRWPMRWLTVEEAWTRTGGDGGVWVCRRLLFLRQGAETRYTVSFAGAPRGVYRLTRTELAYGDLFGWFGGRVRLDLPSAAEAPQPVLVIPPPPVCSAVLPDAAPGAAHEAGPPPLAGAADAADGGVPAPSAGGVRGVELQAYQPGTPLRAVDWRTYAKRRVLAVRVPEADGCAPADIAMDDVPWRSEAQPGSTRLWRRCCPPPPRPCAPPQRPGGPCACCG, from the coding sequence GTGAAGCGGCCCGCCATCCCGGTCGGCCGCTTCCTGCTCACCGCCGCCGGCTGCGCCGCGCTGGCCGCGGCGGGCTGGGAGCGGAACAGCCCGGCCGAGCTTTTTCTGGCGGCCGTGCTGGGCGCCATGCTGCTGAACGGCGTGCGGCTGCATATCATCGGCCGGCAGCTCGCAGGCGTCCGGCTTGTCCATGAGCTGCGGCAGGCGGAGCGCGTCGTTCCGGGAGCCGCTCCCGGCAGCCTTGCCTTCGGCGTGGCGATCAGCGGCGCGAAGCGCTGGCCCATGCGCTGGCTGACGGTGGAGGAGGCGTGGACGCGCACGGGCGGAGACGGCGGCGTCTGGGTATGCCGCCGTCTGCTGTTCCTGCGCCAGGGCGCGGAGACACGCTACACCGTCTCCTTCGCAGGCGCGCCGCGCGGCGTATACCGCCTCACGCGGACCGAACTCGCCTATGGCGACCTGTTCGGCTGGTTCGGCGGCCGGGTGCGGCTGGATCTCCCGTCGGCGGCGGAAGCGCCGCAGCCGGTGCTGGTCATTCCGCCGCCCCCGGTATGCTCCGCTGTGCTGCCGGACGCTGCCCCGGGAGCCGCGCACGAGGCCGGCCCGCCGCCGCTGGCCGGCGCCGCCGATGCGGCAGACGGAGGCGTACCTGCCCCGTCTGCCGGAGGAGTTCGCGGCGTCGAGCTGCAGGCGTACCAGCCGGGCACGCCCTTGCGCGCCGTCGACTGGCGGACGTACGCCAAGCGGCGCGTGCTGGCGGTTCGCGTGCCGGAAGCGGACGGCTGCGCCCCGGCCGACATCGCCATGGACGACGTTCCATGGCGGTCGGAGGCGCAGCCGGGCAGCACGCGCCTATGGAGGCGGTGCTGTCCGCCGCCGCCGCGGCCGTGCGCGCCGCCGCAGAGGCCGGGCGGCCCGTGCGCCTGCTGCGGCTGA
- a CDS encoding transglutaminase-like domain-containing protein yields MRFHTIGRSAKGDGQATLRRLNGGHSSEPARRRTAAEWAKQAFFTGLLFALFAEWFYPLKRLGPHIDMHDIRPFLGAIAIFLAVGLLVRSRILSIALRSVTAIAVTAWMFGAVSRPNAATASGGLLHDIRESVTAGLSMIGSALAADAERWMEAEWLQTSGEVRTLLLLAGWAMLTASIQAQMLTRRTVVFFSVATICYLFGFQWGYGLDVTDAIIRAAGWGLLLSACLQLDRRLAEDTEQSKASGIRPVRWLGQAAIVTLLIVGSGFGLSRMPDWTPPESLPMLREWTQSLAASATEWGAARSSAENAAMRTAKIGTTGYSTDDTELGGSLRDDARIQFMAESAEPTYWRGESKSRYTGRGWASAGAGQEETVDGSGLLQSPDSPVPGWSEPLTQTVRWQAYAPHLPLVLGGRPERLTSWMADGKTAVPAQAGVALRYEPPGERYAPGASAPAGSRLAYQYETRVLRADPAMLGAVPKLSPEETARWSEELQLPDSLPQRVRELGDRLAEGAAGQYETVRRVQAFLRQEYAYTKLDTEVPPAGRDFVDYFLFEARQGYCNHFSTAMAILLRTQGIPARWVKGFAPGELTGPGQYTVRAYDAHAWVEVYFPTVGWVPFEATPPAGMAAAAEVPADAVIASVPGQTAFAADGAAAPEGDAAFTPSAQVRELLEQSLQSPASGWERMRRWGETALHAGKQGMNAIGQHLAAEWEALTRIGTHRSGEQAEAGLPGLLRYVAVRLPVLAIGALWLALLAAWLMRKQWQRLAPERKLRRLLCLQQRSFQSERLQEMGRIAWQLLERKYGLRPIGMTWSEYISAKRDDPELLPSAAEPVLQQFIRDCNALLFAGRHAERAVRQRFLEGCAFVLRQCT; encoded by the coding sequence ATGCGCTTCCATACTATCGGCCGATCCGCCAAGGGTGACGGCCAAGCGACGTTGCGGCGGCTGAACGGCGGCCACAGCAGCGAGCCGGCCAGAAGGCGGACCGCGGCCGAGTGGGCGAAGCAAGCCTTCTTTACCGGGCTGCTGTTCGCCTTGTTCGCTGAATGGTTCTATCCGTTGAAGCGGCTCGGCCCGCACATCGATATGCACGACATCCGTCCATTCTTGGGGGCGATCGCGATCTTCCTCGCCGTTGGGTTGCTCGTCCGGAGCAGAATTCTGTCAATCGCGCTGCGCAGCGTCACGGCGATCGCGGTAACCGCATGGATGTTCGGAGCGGTCTCCCGGCCCAATGCAGCCACAGCCAGTGGAGGCCTTCTGCACGATATACGCGAGTCGGTTACGGCAGGCCTTTCGATGATCGGCTCCGCCCTGGCCGCCGATGCGGAACGGTGGATGGAGGCCGAATGGCTTCAGACGAGCGGCGAAGTCCGCACCTTGCTGCTGCTGGCCGGTTGGGCAATGCTGACGGCCTCCATTCAGGCCCAAATGTTGACCCGGCGGACGGTGGTGTTTTTCAGCGTGGCTACAATCTGCTATCTATTCGGATTTCAATGGGGCTACGGCCTCGACGTGACCGATGCCATCATTCGCGCGGCAGGCTGGGGGCTGCTGTTGTCCGCCTGCCTCCAGCTTGACCGGCGGCTGGCCGAGGATACGGAACAGTCGAAGGCGTCAGGAATCCGGCCTGTACGATGGCTGGGACAAGCGGCGATCGTGACGCTCCTTATCGTAGGCAGCGGCTTCGGCCTGTCCCGGATGCCCGATTGGACGCCGCCGGAGAGCCTGCCTATGCTTCGTGAGTGGACGCAATCGCTGGCAGCCTCGGCGACCGAATGGGGCGCGGCTCGTTCGTCGGCGGAGAACGCGGCCATGCGGACGGCAAAGATAGGCACGACCGGATACAGCACGGACGATACGGAACTGGGCGGCTCGCTTCGCGACGATGCCCGTATCCAGTTCATGGCGGAATCGGCGGAGCCCACGTATTGGCGGGGAGAGAGCAAATCGCGCTATACCGGCCGGGGCTGGGCGTCAGCGGGCGCCGGACAAGAGGAAACGGTGGACGGATCCGGGCTGCTGCAGAGTCCCGATTCTCCGGTGCCGGGATGGTCCGAGCCGTTGACGCAGACGGTTCGCTGGCAGGCCTATGCGCCGCATCTGCCGTTGGTCCTCGGCGGCCGGCCGGAGCGGCTGACGTCATGGATGGCGGACGGGAAGACGGCGGTTCCGGCCCAAGCAGGGGTGGCCCTGCGCTACGAGCCGCCAGGCGAACGGTATGCCCCCGGCGCGAGTGCCCCTGCCGGATCCCGGCTCGCCTATCAATACGAGACCCGCGTGCTGCGGGCGGATCCGGCGATGCTGGGGGCCGTGCCGAAGCTATCGCCCGAAGAGACGGCGCGATGGAGCGAAGAGCTTCAGCTTCCGGACTCACTCCCGCAGCGGGTTCGGGAGCTCGGCGATCGGCTGGCTGAAGGAGCGGCGGGTCAATACGAGACCGTGCGGCGTGTACAGGCGTTCTTGCGCCAGGAATACGCCTACACCAAGCTTGATACCGAAGTGCCGCCGGCGGGCCGGGACTTCGTGGACTATTTTCTGTTCGAGGCGAGGCAGGGTTACTGCAATCACTTCTCGACCGCGATGGCGATTCTGCTGCGCACCCAGGGCATTCCCGCGCGCTGGGTGAAGGGCTTTGCGCCCGGCGAGTTGACCGGACCCGGACAGTATACGGTCCGGGCATACGATGCGCATGCCTGGGTGGAGGTGTATTTCCCAACGGTCGGCTGGGTGCCGTTCGAGGCAACTCCGCCCGCAGGCATGGCTGCAGCGGCAGAGGTTCCGGCGGACGCGGTGATAGCGTCTGTACCGGGCCAGACGGCCTTTGCGGCCGATGGCGCGGCTGCCCCGGAAGGCGATGCGGCATTCACTCCGTCAGCGCAGGTGCGCGAGCTGCTGGAGCAATCGCTGCAGTCTCCGGCTTCGGGCTGGGAACGGATGCGGCGCTGGGGAGAGACGGCGCTTCATGCCGGGAAGCAGGGGATGAACGCCATCGGGCAGCATCTCGCCGCAGAATGGGAGGCGCTGACCCGAATCGGGACACATCGCAGCGGTGAACAGGCGGAGGCGGGGCTGCCGGGGCTGCTTCGCTATGTGGCTGTCCGCCTGCCGGTCCTGGCGATCGGTGCGTTGTGGCTGGCCCTGCTGGCGGCGTGGCTCATGCGGAAGCAGTGGCAGCGCCTTGCTCCGGAGCGCAAGCTGCGGCGGCTTCTCTGTCTGCAGCAGCGCAGCTTCCAGAGCGAACGGCTGCAGGAGATGGGCCGGATCGCTTGGCAGCTGCTCGAGCGGAAATATGGGTTGCGCCCGATCGGCATGACCTGGAGCGAATATATTTCCGCGAAGCGCGACGATCCCGAGCTGCTGCCGTCGGCGGCCGAACCGGTGCTGCAGCAGTTCATTCGCGATTGCAATGCGCTGCTGTTCGCCGGCCGGCATGCGGAGAGAGCCGTACGGCAGCGGTTCCTGGAAGGCTGCGCATTCGTGCTGCGCCAGTGTACATGA
- a CDS encoding LacI family DNA-binding transcriptional regulator translates to MATLKDIAERVGVSISTVSRVVNGDDSRRISDETKQKIWQAAKQLNYRAKPAQKSAAGAKRSPKHSAPLTIGCILSLPDNKYNHPYFSPIIQGIEAKLMEEGIKLAFLHTQAELKSGAVREALMHDRALSGVICIEGMEPDMYRWLKERVPVIIGIDVADPDIPIISYDRLDAARIAVRHLLELGHTDIGFIGGAGLLGRMEREKRYRGYKMALNEANCPFRSDWIIDAQWDADRSYQGMKRLLERQERPTAMFCASDMMAIAAMRAATELGLSIPRDIAFIGIDDIEFSKYSSPPLSSVHIPKYEMGYTAAKTLLDSLHQPYPYPFRMLLPFHLQIRESSKAPERRAPVDG, encoded by the coding sequence ATGGCTACATTAAAAGATATTGCTGAACGGGTCGGCGTCTCCATCTCCACCGTATCACGGGTGGTGAACGGGGATGACAGCCGCCGGATAAGCGACGAGACGAAGCAGAAAATATGGCAGGCTGCCAAGCAGCTGAATTACCGGGCCAAGCCTGCCCAGAAATCAGCCGCCGGGGCGAAGCGGTCGCCGAAGCATTCCGCGCCATTGACGATCGGCTGCATTTTATCCTTGCCGGACAATAAATATAATCATCCTTATTTTTCCCCCATCATCCAGGGAATCGAAGCGAAGCTGATGGAGGAAGGGATCAAGCTGGCGTTCCTTCATACCCAGGCGGAGCTAAAGAGCGGCGCAGTGCGGGAAGCGCTAATGCACGATCGGGCGTTGAGCGGCGTCATCTGCATCGAAGGGATGGAGCCGGACATGTACCGCTGGCTCAAGGAGCGGGTGCCAGTCATTATTGGCATCGATGTGGCGGATCCGGACATTCCGATCATTTCCTATGATCGGTTGGATGCGGCCCGCATCGCCGTGCGCCATCTGCTGGAGCTCGGGCATACCGACATCGGCTTCATCGGGGGCGCGGGCCTGCTCGGGCGCATGGAGCGGGAGAAGCGGTACCGGGGCTACAAAATGGCATTGAATGAAGCGAATTGCCCCTTCCGTTCCGACTGGATCATCGATGCCCAATGGGATGCCGACCGGAGCTATCAGGGCATGAAGCGCCTGCTGGAGCGGCAAGAGCGGCCGACGGCGATGTTCTGCGCCAGCGACATGATGGCGATTGCGGCCATGCGCGCCGCCACGGAGCTTGGGCTGTCGATTCCCCGCGATATCGCCTTCATCGGCATCGACGACATCGAATTTTCGAAATACAGCTCGCCGCCGCTGTCCTCGGTTCACATCCCGAAATACGAGATGGGCTACACGGCCGCCAAAACATTGCTGGACAGTCTGCATCAGCCTTATCCATATCCGTTCCGGATGCTGCTGCCATTCCATCTGCAAATCCGGGAGTCGAGCAAGGCGCCGGAACGAAGAGCGCCTGTGGACGGGTAG
- a CDS encoding helix-turn-helix domain-containing protein produces MQEPIHKKIGKNLQEIRKSRGLSLDQVSDMSGVSKGMLGQIERGESNPTISVLWKIVNGLRISFATLMEESTPSVSIVKVEDITPLVEEDGAYRTFPIFPFEQDKGFEVYSVEVDPGCSHVSEAHYDGVEEFIMVIDGVLHVSLGGDEYVLEPKTTMRFTADQVHTYTNRTDRTIRYMTLLHYPSANR; encoded by the coding sequence ATGCAAGAACCGATCCACAAAAAAATCGGGAAAAACCTGCAAGAGATCCGCAAATCGCGGGGACTGAGCCTGGACCAGGTGTCGGACATGTCCGGCGTCAGCAAAGGCATGCTCGGGCAAATCGAGCGAGGGGAATCGAATCCGACCATTTCAGTATTATGGAAAATTGTGAATGGCCTGCGCATCTCCTTCGCAACCCTGATGGAAGAATCCACGCCGAGTGTGTCGATCGTTAAGGTGGAGGATATTACCCCGCTCGTGGAGGAAGATGGGGCATACCGTACGTTTCCTATCTTTCCATTTGAACAGGACAAGGGGTTCGAGGTGTACAGCGTGGAGGTGGACCCGGGGTGCTCCCATGTGTCGGAAGCCCACTACGACGGCGTCGAAGAGTTCATCATGGTGATCGACGGCGTGCTTCACGTCTCGCTAGGCGGCGACGAATACGTGCTGGAGCCGAAGACGACGATGCGCTTCACCGCCGACCAGGTTCATACGTACACGAACCGCACCGACCGCACCATACGCTACATGACCCTGCTGCACTACCCGTCCGCGAACAGATAA
- the tdh gene encoding L-threonine 3-dehydrogenase, giving the protein MTATMIGLVKAERKPGAVLKEVPVPAYGPDEVLVRVKASSICGTDVHIYKWDDWAARTVVTPNVFGHEFAGIVEAVGDRVTNVKAGDHVSGEGHVVCGVCKACRTGNAHVCPHTRSFGITLPGCFGEYAVLRASNVIRNDPKLPFEIACLQDPLGNAVQTVLAGDIVGKSVAVVGVGPIGLMAIAVAKACGSGTIIAVDINPYRLEMAKTMGADVIVNSKEVNSVQAIRAATNGEGAEVVLEMSGHPDAIRDALKAAAQAGRVSLLGIPSKEVSFDLAEDVIFKGLQLAGITGRRMYDTWYQLKGLLERGRIDLTPLITHRLTLDRYEEAFDLMSSGNCGKIVFIHQ; this is encoded by the coding sequence ATGACAGCGACGATGATCGGTTTGGTCAAGGCAGAACGGAAGCCTGGTGCCGTCTTGAAGGAAGTGCCGGTTCCGGCGTACGGCCCGGATGAAGTGTTGGTTCGCGTCAAGGCGTCCTCCATCTGCGGAACGGACGTTCATATTTATAAATGGGATGATTGGGCGGCCCGTACGGTCGTCACTCCGAATGTGTTCGGGCATGAATTTGCCGGCATCGTGGAGGCTGTCGGCGACCGGGTGACGAATGTGAAGGCGGGCGATCATGTATCGGGGGAAGGCCATGTCGTCTGCGGCGTATGCAAAGCGTGCCGCACCGGCAATGCCCATGTCTGCCCGCATACGCGCAGCTTCGGGATTACGCTGCCCGGCTGCTTCGGCGAATATGCCGTGTTGCGGGCCAGTAATGTCATCCGGAACGATCCTAAGCTTCCGTTTGAAATCGCTTGCTTGCAGGATCCGCTCGGCAATGCCGTGCAGACGGTGCTGGCCGGAGACATCGTCGGCAAGAGCGTCGCCGTCGTCGGCGTCGGCCCGATCGGGCTGATGGCGATTGCGGTCGCGAAGGCTTGCGGCAGCGGAACGATTATTGCGGTGGATATCAATCCGTACCGGCTGGAGATGGCGAAGACGATGGGGGCGGATGTCATCGTCAACAGCAAGGAAGTGAATTCGGTGCAGGCGATACGAGCGGCGACGAACGGAGAAGGTGCGGAAGTGGTGCTGGAGATGTCCGGCCATCCCGATGCGATCCGCGACGCGTTGAAGGCGGCGGCTCAAGCCGGCCGCGTCTCGCTTCTGGGCATTCCGAGCAAGGAGGTCTCCTTCGATCTCGCGGAGGATGTCATTTTCAAAGGATTGCAGCTGGCAGGCATTACCGGACGCCGCATGTACGATACATGGTATCAGCTCAAGGGCCTGCTCGAACGGGGACGGATCGATTTGACCCCGCTCATTACGCATCGGCTGACATTGGACCGGTATGAGGAAGCATTCGACTTGATGTCTTCGGGCAATTGCGGCAAAATTGTATTTATACACCAGTAA
- a CDS encoding glycine C-acetyltransferase, with protein MAGFDVIEQQLKELKDSGRYRPLTVWEGGSDSWMTLQGGKRVLQMSSNNYLGLTQHPALKQAAADAIAKYGVGAGSVRTITGTLDIHDELERRLAEFKGTEATLVFQSGFTTNQGVLASLLGPDDVVISDELNHASIIDGIRLTKTNKRIYAHKDMDQLEAALKESGGFRQRVVVTDGVFSMDGDIAPLPHIVELAERYDAIVYVDDAHASGVLGKHGKGSTDHFGLHGRVHIQVGTLSKAIGAVGGYVASSHSLKDYLTNVARSFLFSTSLPPSVAATCLAAIEVLKTEPELTERLWRNADSFRSMMQAEGFDTGVSETPIIPIIVGDPARTNQFSRRLMEEGICAQGIVYPTVAMDKGRVRLIVTAQHTEQDLAFAREVLTKVGKEFGLI; from the coding sequence ATGGCCGGATTTGATGTGATTGAGCAGCAATTGAAGGAATTGAAGGATTCGGGTCGCTACCGTCCGCTTACCGTATGGGAAGGCGGATCGGATTCTTGGATGACGTTGCAGGGAGGCAAGCGCGTCCTGCAGATGTCGTCGAACAACTATTTGGGGCTGACGCAGCATCCCGCATTGAAGCAGGCGGCAGCGGACGCGATTGCGAAGTACGGCGTCGGCGCCGGTTCCGTGCGGACGATTACGGGCACGCTCGACATCCATGACGAGTTGGAGCGCCGGCTGGCCGAATTCAAGGGCACAGAGGCGACGCTGGTCTTCCAGTCGGGCTTCACGACGAACCAGGGGGTGCTGGCCTCGCTGCTTGGTCCGGACGATGTCGTCATCAGCGATGAATTGAACCATGCCAGCATTATCGACGGGATTCGCCTGACGAAGACGAACAAGCGCATTTATGCGCATAAGGACATGGATCAGCTCGAAGCGGCGCTCAAGGAGAGCGGCGGGTTCCGACAGCGGGTCGTCGTCACCGACGGCGTCTTCAGCATGGACGGCGATATCGCTCCGCTGCCGCATATCGTTGAGCTGGCGGAACGGTATGACGCGATCGTATATGTTGACGATGCTCATGCCAGCGGTGTGCTCGGGAAGCATGGCAAAGGCTCCACCGATCACTTCGGCCTGCATGGCCGGGTGCATATACAGGTTGGCACGCTGTCGAAGGCGATTGGCGCCGTTGGCGGTTATGTGGCCAGCTCGCATTCATTGAAGGACTACTTGACCAATGTGGCGCGCTCGTTCCTGTTCAGCACATCGCTGCCGCCATCGGTAGCGGCCACCTGCCTCGCCGCGATCGAGGTGCTCAAGACGGAGCCCGAATTGACCGAGCGGCTGTGGCGCAACGCGGACTCGTTCCGCAGCATGATGCAGGCGGAAGGCTTCGATACGGGCGTGAGCGAGACGCCGATCATTCCGATTATCGTCGGCGATCCGGCCCGCACGAATCAATTCTCCCGCCGCCTGATGGAGGAAGGGATCTGCGCGCAGGGCATCGTCTATCCGACGGTCGCCATGGACAAAGGCCGCGTCCGCCTCATCGTGACGGCGCAGCATACCGAGCAGGACCTCGCGTTCGCCCGGGAAGTGCTGACGAAGGTCGGCAAAGAGTTCGGACTGATTTAA
- a CDS encoding DeoR/GlpR family DNA-binding transcription regulator: MFQEERLAAIMEHLRLNKRIEVEEICDLLNVSRDTARRDIIKLEERGSIIRTRGGAILPTLSKEMPTYEQRLQKATASKQGIGRLAASLLRDEDYLYVDSSTTVRYMGEYMTTKRNVVVTNSIDMAGMLAAKDEARIHLLGGLLYNGQRMIYGPRAIEMMGDYHLDKAFIGTCGLSLEGLTTDFEEESYLIRQVLRRADQVIVLADHSKFDKQMFHRVAGLEDIDIIITDRELGEAWSQQLREAGVELIVADGGVQRD, encoded by the coding sequence ATGTTTCAAGAGGAACGGCTTGCCGCTATTATGGAACATCTGCGGCTCAATAAGCGCATCGAAGTCGAGGAAATATGCGATTTGCTGAATGTGTCGCGCGATACGGCCAGGCGAGACATCATCAAGCTGGAAGAGCGGGGCTCGATTATCCGTACGCGCGGCGGCGCCATTCTGCCCACGTTATCGAAGGAGATGCCCACTTACGAACAGCGTCTGCAGAAGGCAACGGCGTCCAAGCAAGGGATCGGACGCTTGGCCGCCTCGCTGCTGCGCGACGAGGATTACTTGTATGTCGACTCTTCCACGACCGTGCGTTATATGGGGGAATATATGACCACGAAGCGGAACGTCGTCGTCACCAACTCCATTGACATGGCCGGCATGCTGGCGGCGAAGGATGAAGCGCGGATTCATCTGCTCGGCGGCCTGTTATACAACGGACAGCGTATGATATACGGCCCGCGCGCCATTGAGATGATGGGGGATTATCATCTTGATAAAGCCTTTATCGGCACCTGCGGTTTATCGCTGGAAGGCTTGACGACCGATTTCGAGGAAGAGAGCTATCTCATCCGTCAAGTTCTGCGCAGGGCCGATCAAGTGATTGTGCTGGCCGATCATTCCAAGTTCGACAAGCAGATGTTCCACCGTGTAGCGGGTCTGGAGGACATCGACATCATCATTACCGATCGGGAGCTGGGGGAAGCGTGGTCACAGCAGCTGCGCGAGGCAGGCGTGGAACTGATCGTGGCGGACGGGGGAGTACAGCGTGATTAA